In a single window of the Phaeobacter sp. G2 genome:
- a CDS encoding DUF924 domain-containing protein: protein MYGPEDILKFWLDEVGEKGWYLSDEALDETITTRFKETWDAACEGKFSLWLTYPSGTLAYIILMDQFPRNMFRGTGAAFRSDRMALSAAKNAIQRKWDMKIDEPARQFFYMPLMHSENLCDQERCVRLMKERMPESGESNMLHARAHREVIRLFGRFPYRNEALLRHSTEPERDYVSGGGYGATVRNLQATG from the coding sequence ATGTACGGGCCCGAAGATATCCTGAAGTTCTGGTTGGATGAAGTTGGCGAAAAAGGTTGGTATCTGAGCGATGAGGCGCTGGATGAGACCATTACAACGCGGTTCAAGGAGACCTGGGACGCAGCCTGTGAGGGTAAGTTTTCCCTGTGGCTGACCTATCCGTCTGGGACATTGGCCTATATCATCTTGATGGATCAGTTCCCGCGCAACATGTTTCGCGGCACCGGCGCGGCGTTCCGTTCTGATCGTATGGCACTCAGTGCTGCCAAGAACGCCATCCAGAGAAAATGGGATATGAAGATTGACGAACCGGCGCGTCAGTTTTTTTACATGCCGTTGATGCATTCCGAAAACCTTTGCGATCAGGAGCGTTGTGTGCGCCTGATGAAGGAACGGATGCCAGAAAGCGGCGAGTCCAATATGTTGCACGCCCGTGCCCACCGGGAAGTGATCCGCCTATTTGGACGTTTCCCCTACCGCAACGAGGCATTGCTGCGCCACAGTACCGAACCTGAGCGTGACTACGTGAGTGGCGGTGGCTATGGTGCCACCGTGCGGAACCTGCAGGCGACGGGCTAA